Proteins encoded in a region of the Populus nigra chromosome 3, ddPopNigr1.1, whole genome shotgun sequence genome:
- the LOC133687798 gene encoding auxin-responsive protein IAA33: MNMNGFESQQRQEPLKRRWQEITSVPNMSQFPRPTSSLPKFMTKPITFPGFEDDDLVSTMIPPVTVVLEGRSICQRISLHKHASYHSLAKALRQMFVDGGSDSGGSTASSASESVSDHDLDLTNAVPGHLIAYEDIESDLLLAGDLNWKDFVRVAKRIRILPAKGNSRKRTGGAA, encoded by the exons atgaacatgaACGGTTTTGAATCTCAACAAAGACAAGAACCCTTGAAAAGAAGATGGCAAGAGATTACAAGTGTCCCAAACATGAGCCAGTTCCCTAGGCCAACTTCTTCTTTACCCAAATTCATGACTAAGCCTATAACCTTTCCTGGCTTTGAAGACGATGATCTTGTTTCTACCATGATCCCTCCGGTGACAGTTGTTCTCGAGGGCCGTTCGATCTGCCAGAGAATTAGCCTTCATAAGCATGCAAGCTATCATAGCCTTGCGAAGGCTCTAAGGCAGATGTTTGTTGACGGAGGCAGCGATTCCGGAGGGTCGACCGCATCATCAGCATCAGAGAGTGTCAGTGatcatgatcttgatctcacaAATGCTGTTCCTGGTCATCTCATCGCCTATGAAGACATTGAAAGTGATCTCCTTCTTGCTGGTGACCTTAACTGGAA AGACTTTGTGCGTGTGGCGAAGAGGATTAGGATACTGCCAGCGAAGGGCAATTCAAGGAAGAGAACAGGAGGGGCGGCCTAG